A window from Triticum aestivum cultivar Chinese Spring chromosome 6D, IWGSC CS RefSeq v2.1, whole genome shotgun sequence encodes these proteins:
- the LOC123141046 gene encoding BTB/POZ and MATH domain-containing protein 2-like, whose protein sequence is MAFAGASLVADGMLCASTKSAVDSGADSGYHLLIVEGYSRTKETTPNGEWIKSRPFIVGGRRWTVDYHPNGVSSDNEEFISVLLVLRDDVEQSVEVQYAFSFIDQPELRVPKHIRQSEPDCFYKCCDVHGQFRFVKREVFERSKHLKDDRLVLRCDLVVLKSDGNTKEQGAGTSALPFNELSPPSDLKSHFADLLLSKEGADITFEVGGEKFAAHRCVLAARSSIFKAQLFGAMNESSFVKITDMKADVFGSLLTYIYTDAVPEFVDMEAYDGHEIIYAPRLLQFLEAAERYDLQRLKSICEEKLASFICAETVADIFAVAERRRCFGLKEACLEFIKADPSLHATFAAGGLGQITGTRSPSLLKRLLSKFGLLKL, encoded by the coding sequence ATGGCTTTCGCTGGCGCATCTCTCGTCGCCGATGGCATGCTGTGCGCTTCCACCAAGTCGGCCGTCGACTCCGGCGCCGACAGCGGGTACCACCTGCTCATTGTCGAAGGCTACTCGCGTACCAAAGAGACAACTCCAAACGGCGAGTGGATCAAGTCTCGTCCTTTCATTGTTGGAGGCCGTCGCTGGACCGTCGACTACCACCCTAATGGCGTTAGCTCGGATAATGAAGAATTTATATCGGTGCTCCTTGTCTTGCGCGACGATGTCGAGCAGAGCGTGGAGGTTCAGTATGCCTTCAGTTTCATCGACCAGCCTGAGTTGCGGGTGCCAAAGCACATACGCCAAAGCGAACCAGACTGCTTCTACAAGTGCTGTGATGTTCATGGCCAGTTTAGATTCGTGAAAAGGGAGGTTTTTGAAAGATCAAAGCATCTCAAAGACGACCGCTTGGTCCTCCGGTGTGACCTTGTTGTCCTGAAGTCGGATGGGAATACCAAGGAGCAGGGCGCCGGCACCAGCGCTCTTCCGTTCAATGAACTGTCACCACCGTCCGACTTGAAGAGCCATTTTGCCGATCTCCTCCTGAGCAAGGAGGGTGCTGACATTACGTTTGAGGTTGGCGGCGAGAAGTTTGCTGCACACCGGTGCGTGCTTGCAGCCCGATCCTCCATCTTCAAGGCACAGCTCTTTGGTGCCATGAATGAATCGAGTTTCGTCAAGATAACCGACATGAAAGCAGACGTCTTCGGGAGCTTGCTGACTTACATCTACACTGATGCAGTGCCTGAATTTGTTGACATGGAAGCATACGATGGCCATGAAATTATATATGCACCTCGGCTGCTGCAGTTCCTTGAAGCTGCGGAAAGATATGATCTTCAGAGGCTCAAATCGATCTGTGAAGAGAAGTTAGCCAGTTTCATATGCGCAGAAACTGTGGCAGACATCTTTGCCGTGGCTGAGCGGAGACGGTGCTTCGGGTTAAAGGAGGCCTGCTTGGAGTTCATCAAAGCCGACCCAAGTTTACACGCAACTTTCGCGGCTGGTGGCCTGGGGCAGATAACCGGGACCCGTAGTCCCTCCCTTCTCAAGCGGCTGCTCTCCAAGTTTGGTTTGCTGAAACTCTGA